A single window of Jaculus jaculus isolate mJacJac1 chromosome 14, mJacJac1.mat.Y.cur, whole genome shotgun sequence DNA harbors:
- the Mbd4 gene encoding methyl-CpG-binding domain protein 4 isoform X2, with translation MGAGERLRLKEDVELERVREENQMVIKKRSECDPLLQEPGASQFGCSAVTECHRPVPCGWKRVVKQRLSGKTAGRFDVYFISPQGLKFRSKRSLANYLHKNGDISLKPEDFDFIVVSKAGIKSGGKDCSLTALTSQLQNESNISIRNLRTRSRWKKNSSSELQDSRGPSNSVNLQLEEDKDVSPKKIQKSKKAMSVLKETQTKKTKQRFRKNRPGSGQSKGKGDSMCDTAAVESEPAPRQSQCDGTVCIADARASNQTLSVTCRRKGLLMEKSLNSVSDFHFEPVASCTTDKSCSTEVTDHAKCDTFLEPEEIRTEVEDGERKEHLHISILERGSQMPDCSQAKKDFASETAFQEDTISRTQVERRKTSLYFSSKYNKEALSPPRRKAFKKWTPPRSPFNLVQETLFHDPWKLLIATIFLNRTSGKMAIPVLWEFLEKYPSAEVARTADWRDVSELLKPLGLYDLRAKTIIKFSDEYLTKQWKYPIELHGIGKYGNDSYRIFCVNEWKQVHPEDHKLNKYHDWLWENHEKLSLS, from the exons CAAGGAAGATGTGGAactggaaagagtgagagaagaaaacCAAATGGTGATTAAAAAGAGAAGTGAGTGCGACCCCCTTCTACAGGAACCTGGTGCCTCTCAGTTTGGTTGTAGTGCAGTGACAGAATGTCATAGGCCTGTCCCATGTGGATGGAAAAGAGTTGTGAAGCAAAGATTATCTGGGAAAACAGCAGGAAGATTTGATGTGTACTTTATCAG cCCACAAGGATTGAAGTTCAGATCCAAACGTTCACTTGCTAATTACCTTCACAAAAATGGAGACATTTCTCTTAAGCCAGAAGACTTTGATTTCATCGTGGTGTCCAAAGCGGGCATCAAGTCAGGAGGTAAAGACTGCAGCCTGACAGCTCTGACTTCCCAACTGCAAAATGAAAGCAACATCTCAATCCGGAACCTCAGGACACGAAGCAGGtggaaaaaaaatagtagttCAGAGTTGCAAGACAGCAGAGGACCGTCTAACTCTGTTAATTTGCAGTTGGAAGAAGATAAGGATGTTAGCCCCAAGAAGATTCAAAAGTCCAAAAAAGCCATGTCTGTTTTGAAAGAAACTCAAactaagaaaaccaaacaaaggtTCAGGAAGAATCGTCCAGGTTCTGGACAAAGTAAGGGAAAAGGAGACTCCATGTGTGATACAGCAGCTGTTGAAAGTGAGCCTGCCCCACGACAAAGTCAGTGTGATGGAACTGTCTGCATCGCTGATGCCAGAGCAAGCAACCAGACCCTCAGTGTGACCTGTAGAAGAAAGGGCCTTCTGATGGAAAAATCATTGAATTCAGTATCAGATTTTCATTTTGAGCCAGTAGCTTCTTGCACCACTGACAAATCATGTTCAACTGAAGTAACAGATCATGCAAAGTGTGATACCTTTTTGGAACCAGAGGAAATCAGAACAGAAGtagaagatggagaaaggaaagagcaTTTGCATATCAGCATTTTAGAACGTGGCTCTCAAATGCCCGACTGCTCACAAGCAAAGAAAGACTTTGCTTCTGAGACAGCATTTCAAG AAGACACCATCTCACGAACACaagtagaaagaagaaaaacaagtctGTATTTTTCCAGCAAGTATAACAAAGAAG CTCTTAGCCCCCCACGACGCAAAGCCTTTAAGAAATGGACACCTCCTCGGTCCCCATTTAATCTTGTTCAAGAAACACTTTTCCATGATCCATGGAAGCTTCTCATTGCAACTATATTTCTCAATCGGACCTCAG GCAAGATGGCAATACCTGTACTTTGGGAGTTTCTAGAGAAGTACCCTTCAGCTGAGGTAGCACGAACTGCAGACTGGAGAGACGTGTCAGAACTTCTTAAACCTCTTGGTCTCTATGATCTCCGAGCAAAAACCATTATCAAGTTCTCAG ATGAGTATCTTACAAAACAGTGGAAGTACCCAATTGAGCTTCATGGGATTGGAAAATATGGCAACGACTCTTACCGGATTTTTTGCGTCAATGAGTGGAAACAG GTGCACCCTGAAGACCACAAGTTAAATAAGTATCATGACTGGCTTTGGGAAAATCATGAAAAATTAAGTCTGTCTTAA
- the Mbd4 gene encoding methyl-CpG-binding domain protein 4 isoform X1: protein MAGMESPSLGDSGDALSDTSRESLLVPDRRCDFRKEDVELERVREENQMVIKKRSECDPLLQEPGASQFGCSAVTECHRPVPCGWKRVVKQRLSGKTAGRFDVYFISPQGLKFRSKRSLANYLHKNGDISLKPEDFDFIVVSKAGIKSGGKDCSLTALTSQLQNESNISIRNLRTRSRWKKNSSSELQDSRGPSNSVNLQLEEDKDVSPKKIQKSKKAMSVLKETQTKKTKQRFRKNRPGSGQSKGKGDSMCDTAAVESEPAPRQSQCDGTVCIADARASNQTLSVTCRRKGLLMEKSLNSVSDFHFEPVASCTTDKSCSTEVTDHAKCDTFLEPEEIRTEVEDGERKEHLHISILERGSQMPDCSQAKKDFASETAFQEDTISRTQVERRKTSLYFSSKYNKEALSPPRRKAFKKWTPPRSPFNLVQETLFHDPWKLLIATIFLNRTSGKMAIPVLWEFLEKYPSAEVARTADWRDVSELLKPLGLYDLRAKTIIKFSDEYLTKQWKYPIELHGIGKYGNDSYRIFCVNEWKQVHPEDHKLNKYHDWLWENHEKLSLS, encoded by the exons CAAGGAAGATGTGGAactggaaagagtgagagaagaaaacCAAATGGTGATTAAAAAGAGAAGTGAGTGCGACCCCCTTCTACAGGAACCTGGTGCCTCTCAGTTTGGTTGTAGTGCAGTGACAGAATGTCATAGGCCTGTCCCATGTGGATGGAAAAGAGTTGTGAAGCAAAGATTATCTGGGAAAACAGCAGGAAGATTTGATGTGTACTTTATCAG cCCACAAGGATTGAAGTTCAGATCCAAACGTTCACTTGCTAATTACCTTCACAAAAATGGAGACATTTCTCTTAAGCCAGAAGACTTTGATTTCATCGTGGTGTCCAAAGCGGGCATCAAGTCAGGAGGTAAAGACTGCAGCCTGACAGCTCTGACTTCCCAACTGCAAAATGAAAGCAACATCTCAATCCGGAACCTCAGGACACGAAGCAGGtggaaaaaaaatagtagttCAGAGTTGCAAGACAGCAGAGGACCGTCTAACTCTGTTAATTTGCAGTTGGAAGAAGATAAGGATGTTAGCCCCAAGAAGATTCAAAAGTCCAAAAAAGCCATGTCTGTTTTGAAAGAAACTCAAactaagaaaaccaaacaaaggtTCAGGAAGAATCGTCCAGGTTCTGGACAAAGTAAGGGAAAAGGAGACTCCATGTGTGATACAGCAGCTGTTGAAAGTGAGCCTGCCCCACGACAAAGTCAGTGTGATGGAACTGTCTGCATCGCTGATGCCAGAGCAAGCAACCAGACCCTCAGTGTGACCTGTAGAAGAAAGGGCCTTCTGATGGAAAAATCATTGAATTCAGTATCAGATTTTCATTTTGAGCCAGTAGCTTCTTGCACCACTGACAAATCATGTTCAACTGAAGTAACAGATCATGCAAAGTGTGATACCTTTTTGGAACCAGAGGAAATCAGAACAGAAGtagaagatggagaaaggaaagagcaTTTGCATATCAGCATTTTAGAACGTGGCTCTCAAATGCCCGACTGCTCACAAGCAAAGAAAGACTTTGCTTCTGAGACAGCATTTCAAG AAGACACCATCTCACGAACACaagtagaaagaagaaaaacaagtctGTATTTTTCCAGCAAGTATAACAAAGAAG CTCTTAGCCCCCCACGACGCAAAGCCTTTAAGAAATGGACACCTCCTCGGTCCCCATTTAATCTTGTTCAAGAAACACTTTTCCATGATCCATGGAAGCTTCTCATTGCAACTATATTTCTCAATCGGACCTCAG GCAAGATGGCAATACCTGTACTTTGGGAGTTTCTAGAGAAGTACCCTTCAGCTGAGGTAGCACGAACTGCAGACTGGAGAGACGTGTCAGAACTTCTTAAACCTCTTGGTCTCTATGATCTCCGAGCAAAAACCATTATCAAGTTCTCAG ATGAGTATCTTACAAAACAGTGGAAGTACCCAATTGAGCTTCATGGGATTGGAAAATATGGCAACGACTCTTACCGGATTTTTTGCGTCAATGAGTGGAAACAG GTGCACCCTGAAGACCACAAGTTAAATAAGTATCATGACTGGCTTTGGGAAAATCATGAAAAATTAAGTCTGTCTTAA